A stretch of the Mycobacteroides immunogenum genome encodes the following:
- a CDS encoding rhomboid family intramembrane serine protease, producing the protein MTGYGGGSGYPGSARPRPERSGRPQWVTGGILVVSFVALLYVVEGIDSVTGHRLDENGIRPLETDGLDGILFAPLLHANWGHLIANTVPALVLGFLAAAAGVGRFLLATAIIWILGGVGTWLIGNLGSPYETNHIGASGLIFGWLTYVIVRGFFNRSVGQILIGVVVIVLYGGVLWGVLPGQFGVSWQGHLSGAIAGVLAAYWLSGRERKAKAVPGPGAPPRLTT; encoded by the coding sequence ATGACGGGATATGGCGGCGGATCCGGGTATCCGGGTTCTGCTCGCCCCCGTCCCGAACGGTCCGGCCGTCCGCAATGGGTCACCGGCGGAATCTTGGTGGTCTCGTTCGTCGCCCTGCTCTATGTCGTCGAAGGCATCGATTCGGTCACCGGGCACCGCCTCGACGAGAACGGTATCCGCCCCCTGGAGACCGACGGCCTCGACGGCATCCTCTTCGCCCCGCTGCTGCACGCGAACTGGGGGCACTTGATCGCGAACACCGTGCCCGCGCTGGTACTGGGTTTCTTGGCGGCAGCGGCGGGCGTGGGTCGTTTCCTGTTGGCCACCGCCATCATCTGGATCCTGGGCGGAGTTGGTACGTGGCTCATCGGCAATCTCGGATCGCCCTACGAGACCAATCACATCGGCGCATCGGGCCTGATCTTCGGCTGGCTCACCTATGTGATCGTGCGCGGGTTCTTCAACCGCAGCGTGGGGCAGATCCTCATCGGCGTCGTCGTGATCGTCCTCTACGGCGGCGTGCTGTGGGGCGTGCTGCCCGGACAGTTCGGGGTGTCCTGGCAGGGGCATCTCAGCGGTGCCATCGCCGGCGTGCTCGCGGCCTACTGGCTCTCCGGCAGAGAACGTAAGGCAAAGGCCGTACCTGGACCTGGAGCACCGCCGAGGTTGACCACGTGA
- a CDS encoding nicotinate phosphoribosyltransferase, with translation MAHPSTSLLTDKYELTMLAAALRDGTAGRQATFEVFARRLPDGRRYGVVAGTGRLLEAIGEFRFGSDELTSLSTFLDGDTLDYLAAYSFSGDIDGYPEGELYFPGSPVLTLRGSFAECVILETLILSILNHDSAVASAAARMVSAAGGRPLIEMGSRRTHELAAVACARAAYLAGFESTSNLEAQRRYGVPARGTAAHAFTLLHAKDGMSPSEAEREAFRAQVEALGVGTTLLVDTYDITAGVENAIAVAGPELGAVRIDSGDLGMLARQVRAQLDDLGAPRTRIVVSGDLDEYSIAALRAEPVDSYGVGTSVVTGSGVPTAGMVYKLVEIDGIPVAKRSSHKESHGGHKCALRIAKPTGTITEEVVYRAATGRPAVTEPHRTLTSALVRGGTPVTTDTLEDARERVRTGLLSLPWEGLGLSHGDPAIATRLVG, from the coding sequence ATGGCGCATCCGTCCACGTCATTGCTCACCGACAAATACGAGCTCACCATGCTCGCCGCCGCCCTTCGCGACGGCACCGCGGGCCGCCAGGCCACTTTCGAGGTGTTCGCCAGAAGACTGCCCGACGGGCGCCGATATGGGGTGGTCGCGGGCACCGGCAGGTTGCTTGAGGCGATCGGTGAATTCCGGTTCGGATCCGACGAGCTGACGTCACTGTCCACCTTTCTGGACGGCGATACCCTCGACTACCTCGCCGCCTACAGCTTCAGCGGGGATATCGACGGCTATCCCGAGGGTGAGCTTTATTTCCCAGGCTCCCCTGTGCTCACCCTGCGCGGCTCCTTCGCCGAATGCGTCATCCTGGAGACCTTGATCCTGTCGATCCTGAATCACGACAGCGCCGTCGCCTCGGCGGCCGCCCGAATGGTGTCGGCGGCCGGGGGCCGCCCGTTGATCGAGATGGGGTCACGGCGCACGCACGAGCTCGCCGCGGTGGCCTGTGCCCGCGCGGCCTATCTCGCCGGGTTCGAGTCGACATCCAATCTGGAGGCGCAACGCCGCTACGGCGTGCCCGCGCGGGGCACCGCCGCACACGCCTTCACCTTGCTGCACGCGAAGGACGGGATGAGCCCCAGCGAGGCCGAACGTGAGGCATTTCGGGCTCAGGTGGAGGCGCTCGGCGTCGGCACCACCCTGCTGGTGGATACCTACGACATCACTGCAGGGGTAGAAAACGCCATCGCCGTGGCGGGCCCCGAACTCGGCGCGGTGCGCATCGACTCGGGCGACCTGGGCATGCTGGCCCGGCAGGTTCGGGCGCAATTGGACGATTTGGGCGCACCCCGAACACGCATCGTCGTCTCCGGCGATCTCGACGAATACTCCATCGCGGCACTACGCGCCGAGCCCGTCGACAGCTATGGCGTGGGCACCTCAGTGGTGACCGGCTCGGGGGTGCCCACCGCCGGCATGGTCTACAAGCTCGTCGAAATCGATGGCATTCCGGTGGCTAAACGCAGCAGTCACAAGGAATCTCATGGTGGCCACAAATGCGCCCTGCGCATTGCCAAACCGACAGGCACCATCACCGAGGAAGTGGTGTACCGCGCGGCCACCGGCCGGCCCGCGGTCACCGAGCCGCACCGGACGTTGACCAGCGCGCTGGTACGCGGCGGCACGCCCGTCACAACCGACACCCTTGAGGACGCCAGGGAACGGGTACGCACCGGGCTACTGAGCCTGCCGTGGGAAGGCTTGGGCCTTTCCCACGGGGATCCTGCGATTGCGACCCGACTGGTGGGATAA
- a CDS encoding cysteine synthase, whose amino-acid sequence MTRYDSLLQALGNTPLVGLQRLSPRWDSGDDGSAHVRLWAKLEDRNPTGSIKDRPALRMIEQAERDGLLEPGATILEPTSGNTGISMAMAAQLKGYTMICVMPENTSIERRQLLELYGARIIFSPAEGGSNTAVATAKELAAQNPSWVMLYQYGNPANADAHYRGTGPEILADLPEITHFVAGLGTTGTLMGTGRFLRENVPGVQIVAAEPRYGEGVYALRNIDEGFVPELYDPEVLTTRFSVGSFDAVRRTRELVQVEGIFAGISTGAILHAALGMAAKAVKAGERADIAFVVADAGWKYLSTGAYAGTVDDAEDALEGQLWA is encoded by the coding sequence ATGACCCGATACGACTCGCTGCTGCAGGCGCTCGGGAACACGCCGCTGGTTGGATTGCAGAGACTGTCCCCTCGGTGGGATTCAGGTGATGACGGTTCTGCGCACGTGCGGTTGTGGGCCAAACTGGAAGACCGCAATCCGACCGGATCCATCAAGGACCGGCCCGCTCTGCGGATGATCGAACAGGCCGAACGGGACGGGCTGCTGGAACCGGGGGCCACGATTCTGGAGCCCACCAGCGGCAACACCGGAATTTCGATGGCGATGGCCGCGCAGCTCAAGGGCTACACGATGATCTGCGTGATGCCGGAGAACACCTCCATCGAACGGCGCCAGCTGCTCGAACTGTACGGTGCCCGCATCATCTTCTCGCCGGCCGAGGGTGGCTCAAACACTGCCGTCGCCACGGCCAAAGAGCTTGCCGCGCAAAATCCTTCGTGGGTGATGCTGTACCAGTACGGCAACCCGGCCAATGCCGATGCGCACTATCGGGGCACCGGCCCGGAGATCCTGGCCGACCTGCCCGAGATCACGCACTTCGTCGCGGGGCTCGGCACCACCGGCACCCTCATGGGCACGGGAAGATTCCTGCGCGAGAACGTGCCAGGGGTCCAGATCGTCGCCGCCGAACCGCGATATGGCGAGGGTGTTTACGCGCTGCGCAATATCGACGAGGGATTCGTACCCGAGCTGTACGACCCCGAGGTACTGACCACCCGCTTCTCGGTGGGTTCCTTTGACGCGGTCCGCCGTACCCGGGAACTGGTCCAGGTGGAAGGCATCTTCGCGGGCATCTCGACCGGCGCGATTCTGCACGCCGCCTTGGGCATGGCGGCCAAGGCCGTCAAGGCGGGGGAGCGCGCGGACATCGCGTTCGTGGTGGCCGACGCGGGTTGGAAGTATCTGTCGACCGGTGCGTACGCCGGTACCGTGGATGACGCAGAGGACGCACTAGAAGGGCAGCTGTGGGCATGA
- a CDS encoding ATP-dependent DNA helicase, translated as MSDASVSATGLLATAVAALGGTERSGQLTMATAVEHSLHSGEHLVVQAGTGTGKSLAYLVPALAHAIEESSPVVVSTATIALQRQLVDRDLPRLAEALTPALERKPRFAILKGRGNYLCLNKLHNGAAAEQEAPDTLFEPFAASALGRDVQRLNEWADTTKTGDRDELKPGVPDRSWSQVSVSARECLGATRCPFGTECFAELARLDAGQSDVVVTNHALLAIDAIADINILPEHDAVIVDEAHDLVDRVTSVATQELSAVGLTVTIRRIGRLVSPETASRFEASSATFSSLIHDSRPGTIDRADEETVTYLTALRDAAAAARTEIPTGQSTDPATASARTEAIAALDDIVDAASLALTCWAEPDITARPNVVWLDHEDNRGSIRPVLRVAPLSVAGLLRTRLFGQRTVVLTSATLALGGKFDAMAASWGLPPRTTDTDSTTEPKATWHGIDVGSPFQHEKSAILYLARHLPAPGRDGVGAATLDEIETLIRAAGGRTLGLFSSMRAAKEASEVMRTRLDTPVLCQGDDTTSILVEQFSADARTSLFGTLSLWQGVDVPGPSLSLVLIDRIPFPRPDDPLRAARQRAISSRGGNGFMAVAGTQAALLLAQGTGRLLRSAQDRGVVAVLDSRMATAGYGGFLRASLPPFWSTHDLSVVTAALQRLRNKHDPTYAGGGSPARG; from the coding sequence TTGAGCGACGCATCCGTATCGGCCACCGGCCTGCTCGCCACCGCTGTCGCCGCACTCGGCGGCACCGAGCGCTCCGGGCAGCTCACCATGGCCACCGCCGTAGAGCACTCCCTGCACAGCGGCGAGCATCTGGTGGTCCAGGCCGGCACCGGCACCGGTAAATCTCTGGCGTATCTGGTGCCGGCACTCGCCCACGCCATCGAGGAATCGTCACCGGTGGTGGTCTCCACGGCAACCATCGCGCTGCAGCGTCAGCTGGTAGATCGCGATCTACCTCGTCTCGCCGAGGCGCTGACACCGGCACTGGAGCGCAAGCCCAGGTTCGCGATCCTCAAGGGCCGGGGAAATTACCTGTGCCTCAACAAATTACATAACGGTGCCGCGGCCGAGCAGGAGGCGCCAGACACGCTGTTCGAGCCCTTCGCGGCCAGCGCGCTGGGCCGCGATGTGCAGCGGCTCAACGAATGGGCGGATACCACCAAGACCGGGGACCGCGACGAACTCAAGCCGGGCGTGCCTGATCGTTCGTGGTCGCAGGTCAGCGTGTCGGCGCGCGAATGTCTCGGTGCCACCCGGTGCCCTTTCGGCACGGAGTGCTTCGCCGAGCTGGCCCGGCTCGACGCCGGCCAGTCCGACGTGGTGGTCACCAATCACGCACTACTGGCCATTGACGCCATCGCCGATATCAACATCCTGCCCGAACATGACGCGGTGATCGTCGACGAAGCTCACGACCTTGTCGACAGGGTGACAAGCGTTGCCACCCAAGAACTCTCGGCGGTCGGACTCACTGTCACCATCCGCCGGATAGGCCGCTTGGTGTCGCCCGAGACGGCGAGCCGTTTCGAAGCCAGTTCGGCGACGTTCTCGTCACTGATTCACGACAGCAGGCCCGGCACCATCGACCGCGCGGACGAGGAAACCGTCACCTACCTGACCGCGCTTCGCGATGCCGCGGCCGCGGCCCGTACCGAGATCCCCACGGGCCAGTCGACCGACCCGGCCACCGCTTCAGCACGCACGGAAGCGATTGCCGCGCTGGATGACATCGTCGACGCCGCGTCCTTGGCATTAACCTGCTGGGCCGAACCCGACATCACCGCGCGTCCCAATGTGGTGTGGTTGGATCACGAGGACAACCGGGGCTCGATACGACCGGTCCTGCGGGTCGCCCCGCTCTCGGTGGCCGGACTGCTGCGTACCCGGCTGTTCGGACAGCGCACCGTCGTCCTCACCTCCGCGACCCTGGCACTCGGCGGCAAGTTCGACGCGATGGCCGCATCCTGGGGGCTGCCGCCGCGGACCACCGATACGGATTCCACTACCGAGCCCAAGGCCACCTGGCATGGCATCGACGTCGGATCTCCGTTCCAACACGAGAAGTCGGCCATTCTCTATCTGGCGCGCCACCTTCCCGCACCCGGCCGCGACGGCGTCGGCGCGGCAACACTCGATGAGATCGAAACACTGATCCGGGCGGCAGGCGGGCGTACCTTGGGGCTGTTCTCCTCGATGCGCGCCGCCAAGGAAGCCTCCGAGGTGATGCGCACCCGACTCGACACCCCGGTGCTGTGCCAGGGCGACGACACGACCTCTATCCTCGTCGAGCAATTCAGCGCGGACGCGCGGACCTCACTGTTCGGCACCTTGTCACTGTGGCAGGGCGTCGATGTACCCGGCCCCTCGCTGTCCCTGGTACTCATTGACCGAATTCCCTTCCCCCGCCCCGACGACCCGCTTCGCGCGGCCCGGCAACGCGCGATCAGCTCACGCGGAGGCAATGGGTTCATGGCGGTGGCAGGCACCCAGGCCGCACTGCTGCTGGCGCAGGGCACCGGACGGCTACTGCGCAGTGCGCAGGACAGAGGTGTTGTCGCGGTGCTCGATTCGCGGATGGCAACGGCGGGATACGGCGGATTTCTGCGCGCGTCGCTGCCGCCGTTCTGGTCGACACACGATCTGTCGGTGGTCACCGCGGCACTGCAGCGCCTGAGGAACAAGCATGACCCGACCTATGCTGGAGGAGGTTCCCCCGCTCGGGGATGA
- a CDS encoding neutral zinc metallopeptidase, whose amino-acid sequence MSNPARWLRTPTVILACCALGLTGCTNSVDGLAVSQLGNAYQIAGLPVLDGPSGLRANPTPAPRTARGTDDGAMDRLAVAAIADIEDFWREAYPKTFWAAFRPVESLTSWNSDDHAATEFCGHSTGGFDNAGYCVDQNGLGWDRGVLLPKLVRMFGPMAVPMTLAHEYGHAVAHQSEMVDSRTQTLVGEQMADCLAGTYLRWVAQDSSPRFTLSTGDGLNKVIAALIAFRDDPIELVDAIDSHGSAFDRVSAFQRGFVDGAGQCTRIDMAEITQRRGGVPADLPAGQPTEMPVTVDTLRTLAMVLTSVYPSSTDTAPHLALSGAACDEPGRRVESSPAVYCPGSNTVALDLRGLTDLARPTHDQGQITGDFTAYSVVISRYALAVENQHGLPLDNGQSALRTACLTGVASAALAKPTTPGREPNPMVLGARDFDEAVSGLLTNGMVASDVNGTTIPAGFSRIDAFRDGVAGTADRCLTRYG is encoded by the coding sequence ATGTCGAATCCGGCCCGGTGGTTGCGCACGCCGACGGTGATCCTGGCCTGCTGCGCCCTCGGGCTGACGGGATGCACGAATAGCGTTGACGGTCTGGCAGTTTCACAGCTCGGAAATGCGTACCAAATCGCCGGACTTCCTGTCCTCGACGGCCCTTCCGGCCTGCGCGCCAACCCCACACCGGCCCCCAGGACCGCGCGCGGCACCGATGACGGCGCGATGGACCGGCTCGCGGTCGCCGCCATCGCCGATATCGAGGACTTCTGGCGGGAGGCCTACCCCAAGACCTTCTGGGCCGCGTTCCGCCCCGTCGAATCCTTGACGTCCTGGAACAGCGACGACCACGCCGCCACGGAATTCTGTGGCCATTCCACCGGCGGCTTCGACAACGCCGGGTACTGCGTCGATCAGAACGGCCTGGGCTGGGACCGCGGCGTACTGCTGCCCAAGCTGGTGCGGATGTTCGGCCCCATGGCGGTACCGATGACGCTGGCCCACGAGTACGGGCACGCCGTCGCACACCAATCGGAGATGGTGGATTCGCGAACGCAGACATTGGTCGGCGAGCAAATGGCCGATTGTCTCGCCGGCACGTATCTGCGATGGGTGGCCCAGGACAGCTCACCGCGATTCACGCTCAGCACCGGCGACGGCCTCAACAAGGTCATCGCGGCACTCATCGCCTTCCGGGATGACCCGATCGAACTCGTTGACGCCATCGACTCGCACGGATCGGCATTCGACCGGGTATCGGCGTTCCAGCGCGGATTCGTCGACGGAGCAGGCCAATGCACCCGGATCGACATGGCCGAGATCACCCAGCGCCGCGGCGGAGTACCGGCAGACCTACCGGCCGGCCAGCCGACAGAGATGCCGGTCACCGTGGATACCTTGCGCACGCTGGCGATGGTGCTCACCTCGGTGTATCCATCGTCCACCGACACCGCGCCGCACCTCGCCCTGTCCGGAGCTGCCTGCGATGAGCCCGGCCGCCGCGTGGAATCCTCACCGGCGGTGTATTGCCCGGGTTCCAACACGGTGGCCCTGGATCTGCGGGGACTGACCGACCTAGCACGGCCCACTCATGACCAGGGCCAAATAACCGGCGATTTCACCGCGTACTCGGTGGTCATCTCGCGCTACGCGTTGGCGGTCGAAAACCAACACGGTCTACCGCTCGACAATGGGCAGAGCGCACTGCGCACCGCCTGCCTGACGGGTGTGGCATCAGCCGCCCTGGCCAAACCCACCACGCCCGGCCGGGAACCGAATCCGATGGTGCTGGGCGCGAGGGACTTCGACGAAGCCGTGTCGGGCCTGTTGACCAATGGCATGGTGGCCAGCGATGTCAACGGAACCACCATCCCCGCCGGCTTCTCCCGCATCGATGCCTTCCGTGACGGGGTGGCCGGCACCGCTGATCGCTGCCTCACCCGCTACGGCTGA
- the aosR gene encoding oxidative stress transcriptional regulator AosR — protein sequence MRKWKRVNASDGIRLRSEMEPHEAALVQSMVTSMLAMLDERESAAPSDELAQLTGIRTGNTEAPSDVTLGRLLPDFHRPDQDGTSSIEAVSGLNSALRSLYEPDIIDAKREAGQRLLRTLPADGGRFELSEADAQAWLTALNDVRLALGAMLGIDSDGPQELPIDDPMAGHMDIYHWLTVMQELLVLALMGKSAV from the coding sequence GTGCGAAAATGGAAGCGCGTCAACGCCTCCGATGGCATTCGGTTGCGTTCGGAAATGGAGCCGCACGAGGCGGCACTGGTGCAGTCCATGGTGACGTCCATGCTGGCGATGCTGGACGAGCGGGAATCGGCAGCGCCCAGTGACGAACTGGCGCAGCTGACCGGTATTCGTACCGGAAACACCGAGGCCCCCAGCGATGTCACCCTGGGGCGGCTTCTCCCTGACTTTCATCGGCCCGATCAGGACGGCACCAGCAGCATCGAGGCTGTCAGCGGTCTCAACAGTGCCTTACGCAGTCTCTATGAGCCGGACATCATCGACGCCAAACGCGAGGCCGGGCAACGATTGTTGCGCACACTTCCCGCGGACGGGGGGCGCTTCGAGTTGTCCGAAGCCGACGCGCAGGCGTGGCTGACCGCGCTGAACGACGTGCGGTTGGCGCTGGGGGCAATGCTCGGAATCGATAGTGACGGACCCCAGGAGCTGCCCATCGATGACCCCATGGCCGGGCACATGGACATCTATCACTGGCTGACCGTGATGCAGGAGCTGTTGGTGCTTGCCCTGATGGGGAAATCGGCGGTATGA
- a CDS encoding P1 family peptidase, giving the protein MTQFSGAITDVPGILVGHHQRVDADARLGAGWATGTTVVLTPPGTTGAVDVRGGAPGTRESDLLDPANTVSTVDAVVLTGGSAYGLAAADGVMRWLEEQGRGVALPGGTVPIVPGAVIFDLPVGAWRNRPDAEFGYRAAELADNAPAWGSVGAGAGARAGTLKGGVGSASVDLGNGIVVGTVVVANPVGLVINPATGLPWSADILSELSVPPPAEVEKLRGLPDKSVSLNTTIGAVATNAALSKAQCRRVAIAAHDGLARAVRPAHTPMDGDTLYVLATGTGGGDADALTAAVGIAAADCVERAVVRAVVGAASVAGIPAYRDVLPGAFS; this is encoded by the coding sequence ATGACCCAGTTCTCGGGGGCGATCACAGACGTTCCGGGAATACTCGTGGGCCATCACCAGCGAGTAGACGCCGATGCGCGTCTCGGAGCGGGCTGGGCCACCGGTACCACTGTGGTGCTGACCCCGCCGGGGACGACGGGTGCTGTCGATGTGCGCGGCGGCGCTCCGGGCACGCGCGAATCCGATCTGCTGGACCCCGCCAATACGGTCTCGACGGTGGACGCCGTGGTGCTCACCGGCGGGAGCGCCTACGGCCTGGCCGCCGCCGATGGGGTGATGCGCTGGCTGGAGGAACAGGGCAGGGGAGTGGCGTTACCCGGCGGTACCGTGCCTATTGTGCCGGGTGCGGTCATTTTTGATCTTCCGGTAGGTGCCTGGAGAAATCGGCCCGACGCTGAATTCGGTTACCGCGCGGCAGAACTCGCTGACAATGCCCCTGCGTGGGGGTCGGTGGGTGCCGGTGCAGGGGCCAGGGCAGGCACTCTCAAGGGTGGTGTGGGGTCCGCCAGTGTGGATTTAGGCAACGGGATAGTCGTCGGGACCGTGGTCGTCGCGAACCCTGTTGGGCTGGTGATCAATCCGGCAACAGGCCTGCCGTGGAGCGCCGATATTCTGTCCGAGCTGAGTGTGCCTCCGCCCGCCGAGGTCGAGAAGTTGCGAGGGCTGCCCGACAAGTCGGTGTCGTTGAACACGACGATCGGCGCGGTGGCCACGAACGCGGCCCTGAGCAAGGCGCAGTGCCGTCGCGTCGCCATCGCCGCCCATGACGGGCTGGCGCGGGCCGTCAGGCCCGCGCATACCCCGATGGATGGGGACACGTTGTACGTGCTGGCGACGGGAACGGGCGGGGGCGATGCAGATGCCCTCACCGCCGCGGTCGGGATCGCGGCCGCCGACTGTGTGGAGCGCGCCGTCGTGCGCGCGGTGGTGGGCGCCGCGAGCGTGGCCGGAATACCCGCATATCGTGACGTGTTGCCAGGAGCGTTTTCGTAG
- a CDS encoding Mov34/MPN/PAD-1 family protein, which produces MLRIRADLVDAMVKHARADHPDEACGVLAGPEGTDRAERHVAMINAERSPTFYRFDAGEQLRVWRAMDDADEVPVVIYHSHTATEAYPSRTDINLAAEPDAHYVLVSTRDPEQHELRSYRIIDGVVTEEDITIVEQY; this is translated from the coding sequence GTGCTTCGTATTCGTGCCGACCTGGTCGACGCCATGGTCAAGCATGCCCGCGCGGACCATCCGGACGAGGCGTGCGGGGTGCTGGCGGGACCGGAGGGCACCGATCGCGCCGAGCGGCACGTCGCCATGATCAACGCCGAGCGGTCTCCGACTTTTTATCGCTTTGATGCCGGTGAGCAGCTTCGGGTTTGGCGCGCGATGGATGACGCCGACGAGGTGCCGGTGGTTATCTATCATTCCCACACCGCAACAGAGGCCTATCCCAGTCGCACCGATATCAACTTGGCCGCCGAGCCAGATGCCCACTACGTCTTGGTGTCCACCCGAGATCCCGAGCAGCATGAACTGCGCAGCTATCGGATCATCGATGGAGTGGTCACCGAAGAGGACATCACCATCGTCGAGCAGTACTAG
- a CDS encoding TetR/AcrR family transcriptional regulator, producing the protein MAARRQWAGTTPEERRATRRRALLDAGIDALGAVDGPALTIRTVCRSSGVSERNFYEEFSDRDDFVRAVYQDVLESVMRVVTEFAPEGDDLETRAVETFIGATVDNPVYGRILMVAPFTEPTLGSAGFAGSMAFASLAEKALVDVDDPGRRRFLSVSLVGAASGAIIDYLRGDLAISRDELIDYISRMGRQVSAIFD; encoded by the coding sequence ATGGCTGCCAGAAGGCAATGGGCGGGAACCACTCCCGAGGAGCGCCGAGCGACGCGTCGGCGCGCACTGCTCGACGCGGGTATCGACGCGCTCGGCGCGGTTGACGGACCCGCGTTGACCATTCGCACCGTGTGCCGATCTTCCGGTGTATCTGAACGCAATTTCTACGAAGAGTTCAGCGACCGAGACGACTTCGTGCGTGCGGTGTACCAGGACGTACTCGAGTCCGTGATGCGCGTTGTCACCGAATTCGCCCCCGAGGGGGATGATTTGGAGACCCGCGCGGTAGAGACCTTCATCGGCGCCACTGTCGACAACCCCGTGTACGGACGCATCCTGATGGTGGCCCCGTTCACCGAACCCACCCTCGGCAGCGCCGGCTTCGCGGGCTCCATGGCCTTTGCCTCGCTCGCCGAGAAGGCACTGGTCGATGTCGATGATCCGGGACGCCGCCGGTTCCTGTCGGTATCACTCGTCGGTGCCGCCTCGGGCGCCATCATCGACTATCTGCGCGGAGATCTGGCCATCAGTCGCGACGAGCTCATCGACTACATCTCACGCATGGGCCGCCAAGTGTCGGCCATCTTCGACTGA
- the clpS gene encoding ATP-dependent Clp protease adapter ClpS, translating to MGAPARALPGTTAERSVEHVDQTQSPWVTIVWDDPVNLMNYVAYVFQQLFGYSETEATNLMLQVHHEGKAVVSCGARESMEIDVSKLHAAGLWATLQQDR from the coding sequence ATGGGCGCACCGGCGCGAGCATTGCCAGGTACTACTGCGGAGAGGTCTGTCGAACATGTCGACCAGACCCAGTCGCCGTGGGTCACCATTGTTTGGGATGACCCGGTGAACCTGATGAACTACGTCGCCTACGTGTTCCAGCAGCTTTTTGGTTACAGCGAGACCGAGGCCACCAATTTGATGTTGCAGGTCCATCACGAGGGTAAGGCCGTGGTCTCCTGCGGTGCGCGGGAGTCGATGGAGATCGACGTCAGCAAGCTACATGCCGCGGGACTGTGGGCCACCCTGCAGCAGGACCGATGA
- a CDS encoding MoaD/ThiS family protein, whose product MSIEVSIPTILRVHTGGEKRVNATGSTLQAVIADLESNYSGISERLVDDGKLHRFVNIYVNDEDVRFSGGLDTAIADGDSVTILPAVAGG is encoded by the coding sequence ATGTCGATTGAAGTATCGATCCCCACCATCCTGCGGGTTCACACCGGCGGTGAGAAGCGTGTCAACGCAACGGGTTCCACGCTGCAAGCGGTGATCGCGGACCTGGAGTCCAACTATTCGGGAATCTCCGAGCGACTCGTCGATGACGGCAAGCTGCACCGCTTCGTCAACATCTACGTCAACGACGAGGATGTGCGGTTCTCGGGTGGGCTGGACACCGCGATCGCCGATGGCGATTCGGTCACCATCCTGCCCGCCGTGGCCGGTGGCTAG
- a CDS encoding nicotinamidase produces the protein MGRALIVVDVQNDFCEGGSLSVPGGAALARELNGLTQSGAYEAVVATRDFHVDPGSHFSEAPDFQTSWPPHCRADTPGADFHPDLDLGPIDEVFSKGAYSAAYSGFEGVCVDGTTLSAWLRSRELDSVDVVGIATDYCVAATARDAAREGLHTRVLTAYCVGINQESEIRALDELQGAGVEVIR, from the coding sequence GTGGGCAGGGCACTTATCGTCGTCGACGTGCAGAACGATTTCTGCGAGGGCGGATCGCTGTCCGTGCCCGGTGGCGCCGCCCTCGCCCGGGAACTGAACGGTTTGACCCAGTCCGGCGCGTACGAGGCGGTCGTGGCGACACGGGATTTCCACGTCGACCCCGGCAGCCACTTTTCCGAGGCGCCGGACTTCCAGACGAGCTGGCCGCCGCATTGCCGGGCCGACACCCCCGGCGCAGACTTTCACCCCGACCTGGACCTCGGCCCCATCGACGAGGTGTTCTCCAAAGGCGCCTATAGCGCGGCATACTCGGGGTTCGAGGGGGTTTGTGTCGACGGGACCACGCTGTCGGCGTGGCTGCGGAGCCGAGAACTGGACAGCGTTGACGTGGTGGGCATCGCCACCGACTACTGCGTCGCGGCCACCGCCCGGGACGCGGCGCGCGAGGGGCTGCACACCCGCGTGCTCACCGCGTATTGCGTTGGTATCAACCAAGAATCAGAGATTCGCGCCCTGGACGAGCTCCAGGGCGCCGGCGTCGAGGTAATCCGCTGA